The following are from one region of the Staphylococcus schleiferi genome:
- a CDS encoding acetolactate decarboxylase, which produces MKEYRHYIHQVGTIKTLLEGHHESEVTIAELLRYGDYGFGTLNHTDGDFVIIDGQPVHMNQYGEHHGLNGQEKVPYGAVVQFRPQHDFVVKQVEHVDIFQHIKERLINTQLFSMTKLTGDFNYIHLSVYSKNHSPHTLKRPFHIPQTERAVRQIKGTILILYTPHDFTGIHPPGFSAYFVSEYHELVGKVLSFKVSNADAQLQNLDGYTMICPAAEPLFIRHLSL; this is translated from the coding sequence ATGAAAGAATATCGTCACTACATACATCAAGTGGGCACGATTAAAACCTTATTAGAGGGACATCATGAAAGCGAAGTGACAATCGCTGAGTTATTACGTTACGGTGATTATGGATTTGGTACATTGAACCATACTGATGGTGATTTTGTAATTATTGATGGGCAACCCGTTCATATGAATCAATATGGAGAACATCACGGATTAAATGGTCAAGAGAAAGTGCCGTATGGCGCTGTTGTTCAATTTAGACCCCAGCATGACTTCGTAGTTAAACAAGTGGAACATGTTGATATTTTTCAACATATCAAGGAAAGGCTAATCAACACGCAGCTTTTCTCAATGACTAAACTCACAGGCGATTTTAATTATATTCACTTAAGTGTTTATTCTAAAAATCATTCACCTCACACGCTCAAGCGCCCCTTTCATATACCTCAAACTGAACGTGCAGTGCGACAAATTAAAGGTACAATTTTGATTCTTTATACACCTCATGATTTTACTGGTATTCATCCACCGGGTTTCAGTGCCTATTTCGTTTCGGAATATCATGAACTTGTAGGCAAGGTTCTTAGCTTTAAAGTTTCAAATGCTGACGCCCAACTTCAAAATTTGGATGGATATACAATGATCTGTCCTGCTGCTGAGCCATTGTTTATTAGGCATTTGTCATTATAG
- a CDS encoding ketopantoate reductase family protein: MNKIAIAGAGAMGGRIGSQIKKAGYDVTLIDTWEEHVNQINEHGLEIETETDTYTIQIPALLPQNVNEAYDLVIILTKSMKSEEMLQTLYDRNALHSDTALLTMMNGLGHDERFSKIVPQTQIFLAVTMWTAGMRGPGKLLLEGTGSIEFQRADGQADHRTEVIHQIFNDAQLNATISDNVFKSIWSKATVNSVVNPLCTILNKTIYEFGSYVHSREMIQPIIDEIVAVAHGRGVELDPQLLLQKIEDSYPKETQGLHYPSMHQDLYNRRYTEVDYLNGQISQYGRELGIPTPNNDMLTHLIHQLEMKWVQ, encoded by the coding sequence ATGAATAAAATCGCTATCGCGGGTGCAGGTGCAATGGGAGGTCGTATTGGGAGCCAAATTAAGAAGGCTGGATATGATGTGACACTGATTGATACATGGGAAGAACATGTGAATCAAATAAATGAACACGGCCTTGAAATCGAAACAGAAACAGATACCTATACGATTCAAATTCCTGCCCTATTACCTCAAAATGTAAATGAGGCATATGACTTAGTCATTATCTTAACGAAATCTATGAAATCAGAAGAAATGCTTCAAACGTTATACGATCGAAATGCCCTTCACTCTGATACTGCTTTACTTACTATGATGAATGGTCTTGGACATGATGAACGATTTTCTAAAATTGTGCCACAAACTCAAATATTCCTTGCCGTGACCATGTGGACTGCTGGCATGCGTGGTCCTGGAAAATTACTGTTAGAAGGCACAGGGAGTATTGAGTTTCAACGTGCAGATGGCCAAGCTGATCACCGTACAGAAGTGATTCATCAAATTTTCAATGATGCACAACTTAACGCTACAATCAGTGATAATGTGTTTAAATCCATTTGGAGTAAAGCGACTGTCAACAGTGTTGTAAATCCACTGTGCACTATCCTTAACAAAACCATTTATGAATTTGGCAGTTATGTTCATTCACGTGAAATGATTCAACCCATTATTGATGAAATCGTTGCTGTGGCTCATGGTCGAGGCGTTGAATTAGACCCACAATTGCTTTTACAAAAAATTGAAGACTCTTATCCAAAAGAAACACAAGGTCTCCATTATCCTTCAATGCATCAAGACTTATATAATCGTCGCTATACTGAAGTTGATTATCTTAATGGACAAATCAGTCAATATGGTCGCGAACTAGGTATTCCAACACCGAATAATGATATGTTGACGCACTTAATCCATCAATTAGAAATGAAATGGGTTCAATAA